A window of Exiguobacterium sp. FSL W8-0210 contains these coding sequences:
- the infA gene encoding translation initiation factor IF-1 codes for MAKQDVIEVEGTVIEPLPNAMFKVELENGHTVLAHVSGKIRMHFIRILPGDKVTVELSPYDLTRGRITYRFK; via the coding sequence ATGGCGAAACAAGATGTAATCGAAGTGGAAGGTACGGTTATCGAGCCGCTTCCAAACGCGATGTTTAAGGTGGAGTTAGAAAACGGCCACACGGTCCTCGCGCACGTCTCAGGAAAAATTCGGATGCACTTCATTCGGATCTTGCCAGGAGATAAAGTAACGGTTGAGTTGTCACCATACGACTTGACTCGCGGACGGATCACATACCGTTTCAAATAA
- the rpmJ gene encoding 50S ribosomal protein L36, translated as MKVRPSVKPICEKCKVIRRKGKVMVICENPKHKQKQG; from the coding sequence ATGAAAGTAAGACCTTCGGTTAAACCGATCTGTGAAAAATGTAAAGTTATCCGCCGTAAAGGCAAAGTAATGGTTATTTGCGAAAACCCTAAGCATAAACAAAAACAAGGGTAA
- the rpsM gene encoding 30S ribosomal protein S13, translated as MARIAGVDIPREKRIVISLTYIYGVGKTTAQKVLKETGISEDTRTRDLTEEQLNQLRDGLDKIKVEGDLRREISLNIKRLIEIGCYRGVRHRRGLPVRGQNTKNNSRTRKGPRRTVANKKK; from the coding sequence ATGGCACGTATTGCTGGTGTAGATATTCCACGTGAGAAACGCATCGTCATCTCACTCACTTACATCTATGGTGTTGGTAAAACGACTGCTCAAAAAGTCTTGAAAGAAACTGGTATCTCTGAAGATACTCGTACTCGCGACTTGACTGAGGAACAATTGAACCAACTTCGTGATGGTTTAGACAAAATCAAAGTTGAGGGTGACCTTCGTCGTGAAATCTCACTCAACATCAAACGTTTGATCGAAATCGGTTGCTACCGTGGTGTTCGTCACCGTCGTGGTCTTCCAGTTCGTGGTCAAAACACTAAAAACAACTCGCGTACTCGTAAAGGCCCACGCCGTACAGTAGCGAACAAGAAGAAGTAA
- the rpsK gene encoding 30S ribosomal protein S11 — translation MAKRKQNVRSKRKVKKNIESGIVHIRSTFNNTIVTITDMQGNAISWATAGNMGFKGSRKSTPFAAQMASETAAKTAMDNGMRTVEVNVKGPGAGREAAIRALQAIGLEVTAIRDVTPVPHNGCRPPKRRRV, via the coding sequence ATGGCAAAACGCAAACAGAACGTTCGTAGTAAACGTAAAGTCAAAAAGAATATTGAATCTGGTATCGTGCATATCCGTTCAACATTCAACAACACGATCGTTACGATCACTGATATGCAAGGGAATGCAATCTCTTGGGCAACTGCAGGTAACATGGGCTTCAAAGGCTCACGTAAATCGACTCCTTTCGCTGCACAAATGGCATCTGAAACAGCTGCTAAAACAGCAATGGATAACGGTATGCGTACTGTAGAAGTTAACGTTAAAGGTCCTGGTGCAGGTCGTGAAGCAGCTATCCGTGCTCTTCAAGCAATCGGTCTCGAAGTCACTGCAATCCGTGACGTTACTCCAGTACCACACAACGGTTGCCGCCCTCCAAAACGTCGTCGCGTGTAA
- a CDS encoding DNA-directed RNA polymerase subunit alpha, which yields MIEIEKPKIETIELSENATFGKFVVEPLERGFGTTLGNSLRRILLSSLPGAAVTAVQIDGVLHEFSTIDGVVEDVTQIILNLKKLALKVYSEEEKTLEIDIQGAGVVTAANITHDSDVEILNPELHIATLAEGASLHMRLTARRGRGYVQAEDNKRDDMPIGVIPIDSIYTPIQRVNYQVEKTRVGQDASFDKLTLDVWTDGSIRPEEAVSLGAKIMTEHLNIFVGLTDEALHAEIMVEKEEDQKEKVLEMTIEELDLSVRSYNCLKRAGINTVQELANKSEDEMMKVRNLGRKSLEEVQAKLDELGLGLRKED from the coding sequence ATGATCGAAATCGAAAAACCGAAGATTGAAACGATCGAGTTAAGCGAGAATGCTACGTTTGGTAAATTCGTAGTTGAGCCGCTTGAGCGTGGATTCGGTACAACGCTTGGTAACTCATTGCGTCGTATCCTATTGTCTTCACTTCCGGGTGCTGCAGTCACTGCAGTCCAAATCGATGGCGTTCTTCATGAGTTCTCGACGATTGATGGCGTTGTAGAAGACGTTACCCAAATCATCTTGAACCTTAAGAAACTCGCCCTCAAAGTGTACTCGGAAGAAGAGAAAACGCTTGAGATCGATATTCAAGGCGCTGGTGTTGTCACTGCTGCGAACATTACGCATGACAGCGACGTCGAAATCCTCAACCCAGAACTTCACATCGCAACGCTTGCAGAAGGTGCATCACTTCATATGCGTCTTACAGCACGCCGTGGTCGTGGGTATGTTCAGGCTGAAGATAACAAACGGGACGATATGCCAATCGGTGTAATCCCAATCGACTCGATTTACACGCCAATTCAACGTGTAAATTATCAAGTTGAAAAAACACGTGTCGGTCAAGATGCGAGCTTCGATAAGTTGACGCTTGATGTTTGGACGGACGGTTCAATCCGCCCTGAAGAAGCAGTGTCACTCGGTGCGAAAATCATGACAGAACACTTAAACATCTTTGTTGGTCTTACGGACGAAGCGCTCCATGCTGAAATCATGGTCGAAAAGGAAGAAGATCAAAAAGAAAAAGTACTCGAAATGACGATCGAAGAACTCGATCTCTCAGTTCGTTCGTACAACTGTTTGAAACGCGCTGGTATCAACACGGTTCAAGAACTCGCGAACAAGAGCGAAGACGAGATGATGAAAGTCCGTAACCTCGGACGTAAATCACTCGAGGAAGTTCAAGCGAAACTCGACGAACTCGGACTAGGCTTGCGCAAAGAAGACTAA